TTAAGTGCCCAAGTTGTGAGACGGTTCTCTACAGCACCGACATCGAAGCAAACCTTTCCGTTTGTCCCAAATGCAGTCATCACATGCGCATTGGTGCGCGTCAGCGCTTAGACAATTTGCTCGATCCAAAAGGTCGTTATGAAATCGGTGCTGATATCTATCCAACCGATCCGCTGAAGTTTAAAGATTCAAAAAAATATCCTGATCGTATTAAAGAAGCGAATGATGCTTCAGGCGAAACAGAAGCCTTGATCGTGATGGGTGGAAAAATTGAGACCATTCCGGTAGTTGCTGCTTGCTTTGAGTTTCAATACATGGGCGGCTCTATGGGTTCTGTAGTGGGTGAGCGTTTTGCGCGTGGCGTGCAAGAAGCCATTGATAAGAAATGCGCTTTCATTTGTGTAACGGCTACTGGTGGCGCCCGGATGCAAGAAAGCTTGCTGTCCTTGTTCCAAATGGCCAAGACCAATTCTATGTTGACCTTGCTTTCTAAAAAGGGCTTGCCTTATATCAGCGTATTGACTGACCCAACTATGGGTGGTATCTCAGCCAGCTTCGCCTTTATGGGTGATGTCGTGATGGCTGAGCCAAAGGCTTTGATTGGTTTTGCTGGCCCACGCGTGATCGAGCAAACCGTTCGTGAAAAATTGCCTGAAGGTTTCCAGCGTTCTGAGTTCTTGATGCAAAAGGGCGGTATCGACATGATTGTGGATCGCCGCCAAATGCGTGGAGAGATTGCTCGCTTACTCGCCTTGCTCCAGAAACTTCCAGAGCCTGCGATTGCGGGTAGCTCAGCCGTTTAAACGCTTGAGCACAGCACACCAAGCCCCAATTCTGTTTACTAGCCTCGAGGCTTGGCTCAGCCACCTCGAAACGGCGCACCCTGTCGGCATCGATATGGGTCTTGATCGAATTAACCGTGTCAAGGCCGCGCTAAATCTCCATTTTGATTGTCCGGTAATCAGTGTTGCCGGTACTAACGGCAAAGGCTCCACCTGCGCTTATCTTGAAAGTATTTTGTTGGCTTCTGGTTATCGAGTCGGTTGTCATACATCGCCACACTTGCTCAGCTTTAATGAGCGTGCGCGCGTGAATGGTGAAGAAGTAAAAGATGCGCTCTTGCTAGAACATTTTGCTGCCGTAGAAAATGCTCGTGTCAGTTTGGTTGACGCACCAACGCTAACGTATTTTGAGTTCACCACTTTGGCAATCATGCATTTGTTCGCTAAATCGAATTTAGATGCAGTGGTATTGGAAGTTGGGATGGGTGGTCGTTTGGATGCTGTCAATATTGTCGATGCAGATTGCGCAATCGTCACTAGCATCGATATTGATCATGCGGATTTCTTAGGTGGCACGCGTGAAGCGATTGGCTTGGAAAAAGCTGGTATCTTTCGCCCTCGGCACATTGCTGTGTGCGGAGACCCAGTGCCGCCACAATCCTTAATTGATTACGCAGAAAAGTTAGGCTGTGATCTTTGGTTGCAGGGTCGTGATTACAACTTTCAGGGCGATAAACAGCAGTGGGGTTGGGCGGGACGTAATAAGCGCTTTAGTGGCCTTGGTTATCCCGCATTGCGTGGCGCGAATCAGATTCTGAATGCTTCGGCGGTGATTGCTGCCTTAATGGCATTACATCAGCGTTTGCCTGTGAGCGCGCAAGATATTCGTAATGGCTTTGCCTTGGTTGAATTGCCAGGGCGCTTTCAGGTTCTACCTGGCCAGCCTACAGTGGTCTTGGATGTGGCACATAATCCCCATGCTGCCGCTACCTTGGGCCAAGGTCTGGAAAAAATGGGCTATCACCCCTATACCTATGCCATTTTTGGGGCTATGGCCGATAAGGATATTGAGGGAGTGATTAAACCCCTTTTAAATATTGTGGATTTCTGGTTTTGCACCGATTTGCCAACCCCAAGGGCAGCTACCGCAAAGGCGTTGGCTGAGAAGCTAGAAGTTATGGGGGTGAGGCCTAAAAATGGGTCAGATGGGGGTATTGAAATCTTCGAAAACCCTACTTTAGCGTATCAAAAAGCGCTTTCTCAGGCTGGTGAGGGTGATAGAATTGTGACCTTCGGATCCTTCTATACCGTTGCAGGCGTAATGGCTTATCGAAACAACCAGGCGCATTGATCCATGATTCGTTTACCGAGCTTTTTTAAGCGAAAAACTCAGACTGATGACCTTGATTTAGGTCCGGTAGGTCGTCACACTTCTAAACGGGTTGCTCCTCGCAGTTTTCAACGCGCAGCTGAAGCAGAAGAGCTTGCTCTTACCGAAGATCCAGAGCAACAACGTGCACGCCATCGCTTAATTGGCGCTGCAGTGCTAATCCTCATCGCTGTCGTTGGCCTCCCGCGTATTCTTGATAGCAGACCCAAGACTGCTCCTAATGATATCGCCGTTAATATCGTGACAAGTCTGCCAATTCCAGGAACAGAAACAAAACCTGAAGTGAAGGCAGAAGATAAACCAAAAGTAGAGGCGCCTGTAGAAGCTCCTAAAGTGCTTACACCTTCGCCTGAAGTGAAGGCAGAAGCAAAATCAGAGCCTAAGCCAGAACCTAAAGTAGAAGCGAAGCCCGCACCAAGCAAGACTCCTGCGCTTGGTTTGGCTGCTGGGGAAGAAGTGGTGGCGGCCTCAAGTGCAAAACCTAAAGCGGATGATGTTGCTAAGACTAATCTTGTCGCTAATAGCTCCGGCAAGTACGTTATTCAGATCGGCGCCTTTGCATCCGAGGATAATGTCAAGGCTTTGGTAGCTAGATTGAAAAACCAAAAGATTCCCAGTTTTGTTCTAAATAAAACAGGTGCGGATAACGGCAAGATATTCCTAGTGCGTGCCGGTCCTTACACAGATAAAGATGCTGCCGAAGCAGCCGAAAAAAAAATTAAGGCGATGGGTCTCTCACCAAGACTCGTTGAGACTGGTAAACAGTAATGGAATACTTATCCACCTTAAAGCTAACATCGGTGGATTACTTCACCCTAGTTGTGCTCTTGGTGTCTGCCTTGGTGGGTATTTCTCGAGGTTTATTTAAAGAAGTGCTTGCACTTGCATCTTGGTTTGTAGCTGCCTGGGTGGCTTATCACTACAGTAGCTATCTTTCTACTGAATGGATATCCACCTTCCATCTGGATGAATTGCTTAGCCTTGGTCTCAGTTGGCTAATCCTATTTGTATTAACACTGGTTATTTGCGGTTTGTTTGGCGGAGTAGTACAAAAGATTATTTTGTCAGCTGGTTTGAGCTTGACAGATCGATTCTTGGGCCTAGTCTTTGGATTGTTGCGTGGTGGCTTGATTGTGGTGGTGCTGGCTACCTTGGCTGCTTTAACTCCGATACCCCAAAGTATGGCTTGGAAAAATGCTATCACCAGACCAGCAGTTGATATGGCTACTGGATTAATTAAAGGTTGGTTGCCAGCCGATTGGGCAAAGCAGTTGAGTGATGCGATGCCTAAAGTTACCCCTACCATTACTCCTAAATTAACAATAGGAATCTAGAGATATGTGCGGCGTCGTCGGAACCGTTTCCCACTCACCAGTGAATCAACTTCTCTATGATGCGTTGTTGCTCTTACAACATCGCGGCCAGGATGCAGCCGGTATTGCGACGATGAACGGTAATTCGTTCACAATGCATAAAGCCAATGGCTTAGTACGAGACGTCTTTAGAACCCGTAATATGCGCAGTTTGGTTGGTAGCGCAGGTATTGGCCAAGTTCGCTATCCAACTGCTGGCTCAGCAAGCAGTGAAGAAGAGGCACAGCCCTTTTACGTGAGCGCTCCATACGGAATTATCTTGGCGCATAACGGCAACCTTACCAATGCACCAAGCTTACGTGTAGAGATGGCTTACCGTGATCGTCGTCATATTAATACCAGCTCTGACACTGAAGTACTGTTAAACGTTCTAGCTGACGAGCTTCAAAAAGAAACCAATAGCACTGCCTTAGATGAGGGCGCAATGTTTAATGCAGTTACTGGAGTTACCAGTCGTGTTAAAGGTTCGTATGCAGTGGTCTCTTTGATTGCTGGCTATGGCTTATTAGCCTTCCGTGATCCGTTTGGTATTCGTCCTCTGTGTATTGGCCGTATTGACACACCACAAGGTCCTGAATGGATGGTGGCCTCCGAGTCTGTTGCCTTAGAAGGTCTTGGGTTTACCTTTGTGCGTGATGTGAACCCTGGTGAAGCTATCTATATTGATCTTGATGGTAACTTCTATGCTCGTCAATGCGTACCGAATGCTGTGCTCACACCTTGTATCTTCGAATACGTTTACATGGCTCGCCCAGACTCCACGATTGATGGCGTTACCGTTTACAACGTACGCATGCGCATGGGGGATTACTTGGCGGATAAGATTCGCAAAGAGACAAACGTTGATGAGATCGATGTAGTCATGCCGATTCCGGATTCAAGCCGTCCTGCAGCAATGCAAGTGGCTAAAAAATTGGGCGTTGATTATCGCGAAGGCTTTTTTAAGAACCGTTACATTGGTCGCACCTTCATCATGCCTGGTCAAGCAGTGCGCAAGAAGTCTGTTCGTCAGAAGCTCAATGCTATGCGCATTGAATTTAAAGACAAGACTGTTTTAATTGTGGATGACTCTATTGTTCGTGGCACCACCTCATTTGAGATTGTGCAAATGGCGCGTGAGTCAGGAGCTAAGAAGGTGATCTTTGCTTCTGCAGCGCCTCCTGTGCGCTTCCCGAACGTCTATGGCATTGATATGCCTACGCGTAGCGAGTTAGTTGCTTATGGTCGTACTGATGAAGAGATTAATAAGATGATTGGCGCAGACCAACTCATCTATCAGAGCGTCGAAGATATGAAGCAAGCCGTAAGAGATATCAATCCGAATATCAAGAACTTTGAAGCCTCTTGCTTTGATGGCAATTACATCACTGGCGACATTAATGACTCCTATTTGGATGCTTTGGAAGCGCAACGCAATTCATCTGCTGCCAAGGCAGATCGTCAACGCGATTCCAGCGACTTTGCACGCTCTCAGTTGCATCTGCATTTGGCTACCGAAGACTAAAAAGCGACAGGAAATTGCCTCACTAGAGGCAATTCTTCAATTCGGTGTCAAAATAGCAACATGAAGAGCAAAACTACCCGCAAAAAACCCGATTTTTCTAAGCTAGCGCTAGAGACCTTAGCGGTTCGCGCTGGTACACGTCGCACCGCCGAATATCAGGAGCATTCAGAGGCGCTGTTCCTCACCTCTAGTTTCTGTTTTGATAGCGCTGAGTTGGCGGCCGATGGTTTTGCACATGCCGATCAAGGTTTTATCTATTCACGCTTTACCAATCCAACAGTGAGCATGTTCCAAGATCGCTTGGCTGCATTGGAAGGTGGGGAAGCTTGTATTGCTACTGCATCTGGCATGTCAGCGATTTTGACAATGGCGATGGCGCATTTGCAGGCTGGTGATCATGTGGTTTGCTCCCGCTCAGTGTTTGGTGCAACGATTCAGTTGTTCACCAATATTCTCGGTCGCTTCGGAATTACAACAACATATGTTGACTTGGCAGATACCAAGTCCTGGCAGGCTGCCGTTCAGCCAAACACCAAATTGTTCTATTTGGAGACGCCATCCAATCCATTAACTGAGATCGCGGATATCAAAGCGATCTCAAAGATTGCTAAAAAAGCAGGCGCCTTATTTGCAGTGGATAACTGCTTTTGCACTCCTGCCTTACAAAAACCATTGGCTTTAGGTGCTGACGTTGTCATACATTCAGCAACCAAGTATTTAGATGGCCAGGGTAGAGTGGTGGGTGGCGCAATTGTTGGTAGTAATGACTTTGTCATGGGCAAAGTATTCCCATACGTTCGTACTGCAGGACCTACATTGTCTGCCTTTAATGCTTGGGTTTTCCTCAAAGGACTTGAGACGCTAGAGCTTCGTATGAAGCAACAGAGCCAGAATGCTTTGGCTCTTGCGCAATGGTTGGAAAAACAACCTGGCATTGAGCGTGTTTATCATCCTGGCCTCAAATCACATCCTCAGCATGCATTAGCAATGCGTCAACAAAAAGAGGGCGGTGCAATTCTGTCTTTCACCTTAAAGGGCGGTAAGAAGTCTGCATTCAAACTTATTAATCAAACCAAGCTATGCTCAATCACTGCAAACTTGGGTGATACTCGCACAACCATTACGCATCCAGCGACTACGACTCATTGCCGTGTCAGTCCAGAAGCTCGCAAAGCTGCGGGTATCTCTGATGGCTTGGTGCGCATTGCCGTTGGCCTTGAGAACATCAATGACCTAAAGACTGATCTGGTTGGCGGACTCAAAAAGTAAACAAGTACACCAAGATAAGCCCATGGGTTTTGCAGATGCTACTCAATT
Above is a genomic segment from Polynucleobacter wuianus containing:
- the accD gene encoding acetyl-CoA carboxylase, carboxyltransferase subunit beta, giving the protein MSWIDKLLPPQIQHTDPANRKSVPEGLWVKCPSCETVLYSTDIEANLSVCPKCSHHMRIGARQRLDNLLDPKGRYEIGADIYPTDPLKFKDSKKYPDRIKEANDASGETEALIVMGGKIETIPVVAACFEFQYMGGSMGSVVGERFARGVQEAIDKKCAFICVTATGGARMQESLLSLFQMAKTNSMLTLLSKKGLPYISVLTDPTMGGISASFAFMGDVVMAEPKALIGFAGPRVIEQTVREKLPEGFQRSEFLMQKGGIDMIVDRRQMRGEIARLLALLQKLPEPAIAGSSAV
- the folC gene encoding bifunctional tetrahydrofolate synthase/dihydrofolate synthase, translated to MSTAHQAPILFTSLEAWLSHLETAHPVGIDMGLDRINRVKAALNLHFDCPVISVAGTNGKGSTCAYLESILLASGYRVGCHTSPHLLSFNERARVNGEEVKDALLLEHFAAVENARVSLVDAPTLTYFEFTTLAIMHLFAKSNLDAVVLEVGMGGRLDAVNIVDADCAIVTSIDIDHADFLGGTREAIGLEKAGIFRPRHIAVCGDPVPPQSLIDYAEKLGCDLWLQGRDYNFQGDKQQWGWAGRNKRFSGLGYPALRGANQILNASAVIAALMALHQRLPVSAQDIRNGFALVELPGRFQVLPGQPTVVLDVAHNPHAAATLGQGLEKMGYHPYTYAIFGAMADKDIEGVIKPLLNIVDFWFCTDLPTPRAATAKALAEKLEVMGVRPKNGSDGGIEIFENPTLAYQKALSQAGEGDRIVTFGSFYTVAGVMAYRNNQAH
- a CDS encoding SPOR domain-containing protein produces the protein MIRLPSFFKRKTQTDDLDLGPVGRHTSKRVAPRSFQRAAEAEELALTEDPEQQRARHRLIGAAVLILIAVVGLPRILDSRPKTAPNDIAVNIVTSLPIPGTETKPEVKAEDKPKVEAPVEAPKVLTPSPEVKAEAKSEPKPEPKVEAKPAPSKTPALGLAAGEEVVAASSAKPKADDVAKTNLVANSSGKYVIQIGAFASEDNVKALVARLKNQKIPSFVLNKTGADNGKIFLVRAGPYTDKDAAEAAEKKIKAMGLSPRLVETGKQ
- a CDS encoding CvpA family protein — protein: MEYLSTLKLTSVDYFTLVVLLVSALVGISRGLFKEVLALASWFVAAWVAYHYSSYLSTEWISTFHLDELLSLGLSWLILFVLTLVICGLFGGVVQKIILSAGLSLTDRFLGLVFGLLRGGLIVVVLATLAALTPIPQSMAWKNAITRPAVDMATGLIKGWLPADWAKQLSDAMPKVTPTITPKLTIGI
- the purF gene encoding amidophosphoribosyltransferase; protein product: MCGVVGTVSHSPVNQLLYDALLLLQHRGQDAAGIATMNGNSFTMHKANGLVRDVFRTRNMRSLVGSAGIGQVRYPTAGSASSEEEAQPFYVSAPYGIILAHNGNLTNAPSLRVEMAYRDRRHINTSSDTEVLLNVLADELQKETNSTALDEGAMFNAVTGVTSRVKGSYAVVSLIAGYGLLAFRDPFGIRPLCIGRIDTPQGPEWMVASESVALEGLGFTFVRDVNPGEAIYIDLDGNFYARQCVPNAVLTPCIFEYVYMARPDSTIDGVTVYNVRMRMGDYLADKIRKETNVDEIDVVMPIPDSSRPAAMQVAKKLGVDYREGFFKNRYIGRTFIMPGQAVRKKSVRQKLNAMRIEFKDKTVLIVDDSIVRGTTSFEIVQMARESGAKKVIFASAAPPVRFPNVYGIDMPTRSELVAYGRTDEEINKMIGADQLIYQSVEDMKQAVRDINPNIKNFEASCFDGNYITGDINDSYLDALEAQRNSSAAKADRQRDSSDFARSQLHLHLATED
- a CDS encoding O-succinylhomoserine sulfhydrylase, with amino-acid sequence MKSKTTRKKPDFSKLALETLAVRAGTRRTAEYQEHSEALFLTSSFCFDSAELAADGFAHADQGFIYSRFTNPTVSMFQDRLAALEGGEACIATASGMSAILTMAMAHLQAGDHVVCSRSVFGATIQLFTNILGRFGITTTYVDLADTKSWQAAVQPNTKLFYLETPSNPLTEIADIKAISKIAKKAGALFAVDNCFCTPALQKPLALGADVVIHSATKYLDGQGRVVGGAIVGSNDFVMGKVFPYVRTAGPTLSAFNAWVFLKGLETLELRMKQQSQNALALAQWLEKQPGIERVYHPGLKSHPQHALAMRQQKEGGAILSFTLKGGKKSAFKLINQTKLCSITANLGDTRTTITHPATTTHCRVSPEARKAAGISDGLVRIAVGLENINDLKTDLVGGLKK